In the Uranotaenia lowii strain MFRU-FL chromosome 1, ASM2978415v1, whole genome shotgun sequence genome, caacactgtcgtttgtgaaaaacttttgattgcaAGAATGAAAATTAGtgaaatttcctaaaaatttcactttaatATAACCAAGAATGTTTATTTCGTTCATAGTTTTCAcaagtttgtcatttttcttgtCAACACTATCAGGCTTCTTAGAGCAACGGCACCCACTGCAAAAGCTTTTATAGCACCCAATTCTAACACCAACACAACCAAACCGGAGGTTACCAAAATTGTTAGCTAGctttacataaatttttgtcTATTTCCATCCAAgcaatcacattttttttttgtaaaaaacagttttgtatttttttttttcaatccagaCTTTAAATCTTCAATAGGGTGGTCCAAAAACCGATGGGTTTCTAAACTTTTCTTATGTTTAATATTGTTCCACTCAACCAGGCTTGCGAATGTCATtcaaatgaaatcaatattcttCATCTACTTAataaaccctttcactagaggggttgtaagttgaaatcgaagctaaactgATTGCtagcggtactaacactagtaatTTGTACTAGCTAACTCGCGACATCAATTtttgtcacctacaagtcaaaccctttcaatAGAGGGGACGCATACTTACACTAATAGCTAGTACTGGAGAACTCGCGACATCAATTTTCGTGACCTATTAGTCacaccctttcactagaggagtcgcaagttaaaatcgaagctaaactaatttgAGGCAGTACTAACTCTTGTAGCTTGTACTAACGAACTCGcgacataaatttttgatacctacaagtcaaacccttccacttgGCTGGTCGTGAGTTGAAAGCCTAGCAATTCTAATTCTAGCGGTGCTTGTACTTGCAAACTCTCCACACAGCTTCTTCTCTTTCATGTTGGCCATTATGTCgatgaaaaacaatttcgaaagatttctacaaatcttcacCTGCACTTTACTCGAAAGGTTTTCACAATTGACGCGTCCTCAAGTGTtagacatcaaatttttaaacttttctccatgtttatctccgggaaatacaggcgagacttgatAACGAAAAGTTCCTGGTTGAAATCTTGCCAGGTGACCGCTATAGAGTTCGTTATGCTGtccattatgaaatttttctaaatatttcccCACAAgaagtccaaatattttgcgtacgatttgaccacctaattttgtttttttttacggtGGGCAACATTTCTACCTTTTTTTTGATCACTTCCactattcatattttcggattgagcttgaaaaaaaacctctcacgTTACTTTCACTTCATGGAaccaatcatcttcacttttatttcaaattttagcttaCTATTGGATCCTCTAAGACTTCTTTAATAATTTACCATAGAAGTATTGGCCAAATACTTGACTTCCAGCTGTTTTATAGTCTCCCAGtgaaacttttctggatttttctcgattctgcccgaaaaaaaattgtcaatgatcTGCAATTttgaacgctatctcaaaaccattagacagattgtcaccaaattttgttcacGAACTCGCGACATTAATTTgtgtcacctacaagtcaaaccctttcacttgattGATTGCAAGTTTAAATTGGAGCTAAACcaatttctaccggtactaacactagtagcttatACTAGCGAACTCGATACACTAATTTTCGTCACCTCTAAGATGAGCGGAATTTCAACGTGATTTCTCCAGGAAGAACATGGAGCAAATTTAACCCCCTGGTTTTTCGGACCAACCTACTTTCTAATTACATTATTGATTTGATAATCCACCCATTTCAGCTCAAATAATCACCACGCTATGGGCCTTCCTGCTTCCGTCGGTCCCGGCCAGTATGTACTTCCACCGGGAAATAGCCCCAACGGATGAAGAACTTAACCTCAACGACAAAACAACTCAACCTCAAAACACACCCTCGGCATTCCGCAACGCCGTTACGCTTCTCTGGGACCACTTCCGTTGTGCCTACACCAACTTTACCGTTATCCGATACTCGCTCTGGTACTCGTTGGCCGTTTGCCTCTACTATCAGATCACCTCGTACGTGCAGGCTCTGTGGTCCGAGGTAGCCGGATCGGATACCATGCTCTGGAACGGGGCCGTTGAAGCCGTCCTTACCCTAATGGCGTCGATTGCTGCCTTCTCCGCTGGATTTGTTCCGCAAAGGTTGCTACAGCTGAACGCCACCCTCCTAAGCCTGTCGGCCATAGCGATCGTTCAGGGCGTAGGATTGCTCATAGCGACCGTTACCCACAACCTGATCGTTTCCTACGCCGGGTACATCGTTTTCGGGATCCTGCACATGTTCACTATCACCCTGATCAGTGCGGAAATAGCGAAAAACATCAGCGACGATAGCTTTGCGCTGATCTTCGGAATCAACACACTGCTGGGCCTGGTGTTGCAAACGCTGCTTACGCTGGCGATCGTTGACAGCGGCGGGTGGCTAGCTTTGGATGTGCGTGGCCAATTTACCGTCTACAGCTATAGCTTTATGGTGATGGGAGTGACGTTCGGTTTGTTTTTGATGCTGGAGGTGTGTACTCGAAGGCGTTTGGCGGGTAGCAATCgatgaaacgaaaataaaaccTTTCTTTTTTGACTGATGGAGAAACAATTTCATTTGATATCAGGTTTGAAGAATTCGAAGCTGTTCTTAAGATTCCCCTTTCTCAAGACCGGCCAGATTTGCTTTGCGTGAACTTtccttagttttttttccttgggaTTTGTCAAAAAATCAACACGACTTGACAGGGCGCCTACTTATTTCGAAAAACAATTTCCATTATTCCTACAGTATCTTCCATTCATAATTCTATAGACATGAGGGTGCGCGCATATAGAGCCTTAAATCTGCACATCATTTTACTGCAATCATGTTTGGTTTCTCTATATAATttctcttttctatttttttaattctctttttcctctattagttttttttatttttttttatatttcgctttttatttctcttttttctctgTATTTCctatttctttttttagatTCAGCATTTTTTAGTtctcgtttttttatttctctttcttttttcttaatttgtttcttttttatattcttttttttctcttttttttttgtttttttttttaatttcatgtttaagttttcttttttttcattctcataaaaatatcacatttttaaatttctttttctttattttttaaaatttttcaattttattttattttttaaagatttctctcttttaatttttaagttctcttttttagtttctcatttataaatttttaatgtctcttcatttcgatctttatttttgaattcctcttttttctctattatattgctcttttcattttttattatttccatccttttaatatcttttgttttttttatctttctatttcgctttttctatattttttttaacttttttattgctttttttcaatatttttttactctcaTTTTCCCCTTTTTATGTTcccttaaataatttattttattctttttcttgttttttgtaatttttgttaaaattttaattcctctttttcatcttaatttttttttcttttttttttttaattcgataaatatatatatttttaattttcatttttttttattcgcctTTTTATTactatatttctttttttttgttcttctttttaattattttaattcctcttctgatttgtttttcaagtttttaatttttttttcatctcttttcttattttctcattttaatttttatatttctctttgaatgtttttttcatttctcttaacatatttttattttctattaataattttttagttttttctttattctttttatatttttttctcttttctttttgatttttcttattttcaatttctctagttttttatATATTGTATATAAATTgctcttttcttattttttcatttcctttttaatttttttttacctttctccattttttaatttttcatttttcaattttttgtttgtcatttatctttttttatttcttttcggtttttttattcctttttattattattttttttttgatttttagttttttatatttttcttttttatattttgatttatcttaattttattttttatttttttatttttttttttattttttttcttttttctctatttttatttgtttttttttcttttttttattttcttattttttttcgaatttattgtGCACaagcagccttgccagatctacggatttttccgtagttctacggactTTCAGCATTTCTGGTTTTACTTATGGTTTAAGAAACTAATGGATTTCAGTGCGAATATCACAACGC is a window encoding:
- the LOC129739932 gene encoding thiamine transporter 1-like, which codes for MERWKQISLILCILGFLKEFRPSEPFVFQFLTGPSHNLTVDQVVQDVFPIGTYSYVAQLVVVFLVTDYFRYKPIIVLAGLAGTVVWCMFVWTRSLRALQVMEIFYGTYMAADIAYWTYIYAKVDKKYYQKVTSHIRSATQAGRFLAATTSQAVIYFQLTGYLGLNVISLAAQIITTLWAFLLPSVPASMYFHREIAPTDEELNLNDKTTQPQNTPSAFRNAVTLLWDHFRCAYTNFTVIRYSLWYSLAVCLYYQITSYVQALWSEVAGSDTMLWNGAVEAVLTLMASIAAFSAGFVPQRLLQLNATLLSLSAIAIVQGVGLLIATVTHNLIVSYAGYIVFGILHMFTITLISAEIAKNISDDSFALIFGINTLLGLVLQTLLTLAIVDSGGWLALDVRGQFTVYSYSFMVMGVTFGLFLMLEVCTRRRLAGSNR